One part of the Lotus japonicus ecotype B-129 chromosome 2, LjGifu_v1.2 genome encodes these proteins:
- the LOC130735142 gene encoding uncharacterized protein LOC130735142, whose translation MDNSKEGGSVHRPPILDGTNFDYWKARMTAFLKSIDSKTWKAIVKGWKHPVITPKEGETLTEGGKLKPEEDWNKDEDEKALGNHKALNAIFNGVDKNMFRLINTCTVAKEAWDILKTAHEGTSKVRMSRLPILTTQFENLKMKEDETITDFHMKLCDMANSSFALGERMSEEKLVRKIRRSLPKRFQMKVTAIEEAQDISSLKVDELIGSLMTFELSQDDKPDKKHKNIAFVSNTEAEDDLSENESGESVSDTIAFLAKKFNKVLKRLEKRSKPNVQDKRSDNAKGQNFQRRGKDEDNQNKTRGVQCHECEGFGHIRSKCPTYLKKQKKGMITTWSDEESDEEIEEEKANRVMSFTVKYDSGDEASDLELSNEELGEAYKLLLKQWEESCDYGRKLEIKVKNLEKEKDSLHVFNIDLQEEVSVLKSKIEGMVKSVRMLNKGTYVLDFILEKGKTSKDMKGLGYNEEADTNETKRKATEVKFFLAEDKSPFRMPSQMVHQPVTKVRNQIPYVYQHKPHNYPQVRNYQNSSWRCHYCGRFGHIRPYFFKLYGYPHFQAQLSAKKKYTYVKSKWKHSLRTHLFVHHQGKIGTLIVDAPSI comes from the coding sequence ATGGACAACTCTAAGGAAGGTGGCTCAGTGCATAGACCACCTATTCTGGATGGCACAAACTTTGATTATTGGAAGGCACGTATGACAGCGTTTCTGAAGTCCATCGACAGCAAGACATGGAAAGCAATTGTGAAAGGGTGGAAGCATCCTGTGATAACACCCAAGGAAGGGGAAACATTAACTGAGGGTGGAAAATTGAAACCTGAGGAAGACTGGAAcaaggatgaagatgaaaaagCTCTGGGAAATCACAAAGCTCTAAATGCTATATTCAATGGTGTGGATAAGAACATGTTCAGATTGATTaacacatgtactgtggctaaagAGGCATGGGATATTCTCAAGACTGCTCATGAGGGTACATCCAAAGTCAGAATGTCAAGGCTTCCAATCCTAACCACTCAGTTTGAAAACTtgaagatgaaggaagatgAAACTATCACTGATTTTCACATGAAGCTGTGTGATATGGCAAATTCATCTTTTGCTCTAGGTGAAAGAATGTCTGAGGAGAAGTTAGTAAGAAAGATTCGGAGATCACTCCCCAAGAGATTTCAAATGAAGGTTACTGCAAtagaagaagctcaagatataAGCAGTCTTAAGGTGGATGAACTTATTGGATCCTTGATGACCTTTGAACTGTCTCAGGATGATAAACCTGACAAGAAGCATAAGAACATAGCCTTTGTCTCAAACACTGAAGCAGAGGATGATCTATCTGAGAATGAAAGTGGTGAATCAGTCTCTGATACTATAGCGTTTTTGGCCAAAAAATTCAATAAGGTGCTAAAAAGATTGGAGAAGAGATCAAAGCCAAATGTGCAGGACAAGCGGTCTGACAATGCCAAAGGTCAGAACTTTCAGCGTCGTGGTAAAGATGAAGACAATCAAAATAAAACACGAggagttcaatgtcatgaatgtgaaggctTTGGTCATATCAGGTCAAAATGTCCTACATAtctgaagaaacaaaagaaagggaTGATCACTACATGGTCTGATGAGGAATCTGATGAAGAGATTGAGGAAGAAAAAGCCAACAGAGTCATGTCCTTCACTGTCAAGTATGACTCAGGAGATGAAGCCAGTGATCTGGAATTATCTAATGAAGAATTGGGTGAAGCATACAAGCTCTTGCTTAAACAGTGGGAAGAATCGTGTGACTACGGTAGGAAGTTGGAAATTAAAGTAAAAAATctggagaaagaaaaagatagTCTTCATGTTTTTAATATTGACTTGCAAGAGGAAGTATCTGTTTTAAAATCCAAGATTGAAGGCATGGTGAAATCAGTACGCATGCTTAACAAAGGAACTTATGTGCTGGATTTTATTCTGGAGAAAGGTAAGACATCCAAAGACATGAAAGGATTGGGGTACAATGAAGAAGCTGATACCAACGAGACTAAGAGGAAGGCAACTGAAGTCAAGTTTTTTCTTGCTGAAGATAAATCTCCCTTCAGAATGCCTAGTCAGATGGTTCATCAACCGGTTACCAAGGTACGTAATCAAATACCATATGTTTATCAACACAAACCTCACAATTATCCTCAGGTGAGAAACTATCAGAACTCAAGCTGGAGGTGTCATTACTGTGGGAGATTTGGACACATAAGGCCTTATTTTTTCAAGCTTTATGGATATCCACATTTCCAAGCTCAACTGAGTGCCAAGAAGAAGTATACTTATGTTAAGAGCAAGTGGAAGCACTCATTGCGTACACATCTCTTCGTGCATCATCAAGGGAAGATTGGTACTTTGATAGTGGATGCTCCAAGCATATGA
- the LOC130735143 gene encoding uncharacterized protein LOC130735143, translated as MDNVSFHSEESVTKWKFVYKRRIAQERELVAEVLACQDVMDLGRCFDKLVKEFIVNISVECNISGSPEFHKVVVRGLLSSAYLSVKYALLNRIGAANWAPTKHASNLPIGFPCMISEIILSQHSDILSADESPSVKASPLTIDNMLLIGTHVPDVAGMTAKSHNGGASSSKPTETVLAELMEVSKTLQETITSFTIRKRNVDRFIKELTMGKGKVDDSTAAADEQEGDVSDTDDKPDVSTSSDF; from the exons ATGGATAATGTCTCTTTTCATTCTGAAGAGAGTGTCaccaaatggaaatttgtttaCAAGCGTAGGATTGCTCAGGAAAGGGAGTTGGTTGCTGAGGTTCTTGCTTGCCAAGATGTGATGGACTTAGGAAGATGTTTTGACAAACTGGTGAAGGAATTCATTGTCAACATCTCTGTGGAATGTAATATCTCTGGAAGTCCAGAGTTTCACAAAGTCGTTGTCAGAG GTTTGTTATCATCTGCTTATCTAAGTGTGAAGTATGCCCTTTTGAATCGCATTGGGGCTGCAAATTGGGCACCCACCAAGCATGCTTCTAAT CTTCCTATTGGTTTTCCTTGTATGATCTCTGAGATTATTTTGAGTCAACATTCTGATATCCTCTCTGCTGATGAGTCACCTAGTGTGAAGGCTAGTCCTTTGACTATTGACAACATGTTGCTGATTGGGACTCATGTTCCTGATGTTGCTGGCATGACTGCTAAGTCTCATAATGGTGGTGCAAGTTCTTCCAAGCCAACTGAGACAGTTCTTGCTGAGTTAATGGAGGTCTCCAAAACTCTTCAAGAGACTATCACAAGCTTCACTATAAGGAAGAGGAATGTTGATCGCTTCATCAAGGAATTGACTATGGGCAAAGGCAAAGTTGATGACAGCACTGCTGCTGCTGATGAACAAGAAGGAGATGTTTCTGATACAGATGATAAaccagatgtctcaacatccaGTGATTTTTAG